A genomic segment from Microbulbifer elongatus encodes:
- a CDS encoding RHS repeat-associated core domain-containing protein: protein MFKTLYLGCLLFFAAFSLQAEPIEAPETSYGGNYQVSWNHSSNPNSGFTLYEKYNNTAWEKVTGGSVVNGRNIIHFTGKVAGKYTYKLESCGGHPSYGYSCSDLPQDTQRTVEVYPPVPGSVNEVTVDLETIEVSGSNTDTDGKFSINWAKVAQSPSVNGYEVRQRYRAESGNWGSWYPSNGYRTTALNVRAESLHASSVLPDGIYQHQVRAYNEVNGYTSRGDWKNSAMVTVRNKPRAVTGLSSSVPEPTSTFYMTWNAVSNASQHEELSYQLQCKEPNDSYFGFDTCGDDSLNGTTTSKQISLPQGTSGIYKFQVRACNGLVPAGCGNWSSPATTVHVDIPIPVPHKPVWSTPPNDRSYGQIAMGWELPTSSPNGASYILQQQCMGGSDSCGKEGWHNLIPDEENPRDGKYSAQVQLGDQYKYRVKACNSVGQCSTWLSSEWVKVHALEGIGEVLDTDTNTVPGVIPFDVDVTNTGDASISIPIAAAPGVNGLEPGISLRYSGLRYHHRSKDQLPEDILGYGWRLGGFSEIRRCITGLDHSVVEVSLDDSDRLCLDGEPLVAVNGEYWQKETQYRTLRDSSRLITQKEGQEGRWWFEVKGPNGKVHEYGREPESRLRVGRSVDYGWSLNKVTDAFSNSIEYRYHLDLAEGVNYPLEIIYGNDGDASIQFEYSLRTDAPPQPMSEDIGQKQLVLLYRILVRLNDKDLREYRLISEDEGQVDGYRRLKEVQVCGYTKQGNPQQCLEPIKIDWEERDIGDYEFGIDFETGVKRITSSLKAKTEISYRTLSPDDSSGFIQQGPFGTEDDASLPGAYQLAPSYPDPQEPDRAVYRLVVSEIRRSTGLTLDWHKTQYRYQGTGLMSAKNWGFLGFHAQKIYDEKSGVSTYRQFRQDFPFAGTTARLLQCYGDCVSGEVLTENRYRYGLLDLGKGVVHTYLDQSLEAQLESGKLLGYREKRTVLGTENIDDDIGHVVQQRTVTERVVDAASIDDSSPAYWGDVATATISSANVLRSRRAVTKFANSISPWLIGFSEYQDVAHYDGDTVIQPDGRQTILSARWPGTNKLGSVVFYPGDDLYELQTDYSYDSVGNLESETVSGIEVQSRTTKVIEFLDGRYPTRIENPLKQEINVGYDERFGKADSVTDANGRVMEITYDAFGREDERTSVDGVLFKSDYFACSGCASIKGISPRYKLVTNSDITPQVTRFYDEWDRLLREEWQGFDGSLVRRDYGYDDQGRLEYQTEPYPSTASNPPFTKIDTFDNRDRVRALTTPQGASVTTAYSVESGRVKVRTEERVLDENGALAETQVREHFYLVTGDLDEVVDAKGATEEVSTNYTYYGSGQLRTVTVIGDTENFVSSFTYDHAGYRTQLTDPNLGSVKSVYNALGQLINQTDNKGQAVDYHYDKLGRLRFQVDGDGVSEWTYDPTNGIGLIGGRRYVEGGLWQNDVITGGTEVFKETYTYNGKSQLQRLTSELQAAGLSRSYQHNYDYYGTGDGRLKSITYPNGAGVTYDYGSDQRGYLHELRDHNEVPIKTFNQINARGQVEEEVYGNGLITSRSYDSKSGRLTNINTGGGSIQNNDYGWRSNGTLESRFIKNASGAQQQTETFTYDSLNRLTDSDILLADGVTRALGATYDNLGNILSKTSSHQGDAQVTGYQYGQTQNAGTNAVSNVDINGVAHTLHYDKNGAITRYDAASGDDKWITWNARQLPTEIVLADSQSSSTPTARDRFQYGPNGSRYYRETSWWDEGAQLMRTERAFILGNFEEQLPANDPDYERIEKTRLDSNVLHIAAYRHAGGEEEFTEYLHRDHLGSIEKVTDESGNLILDTAFEPFGARRNIEWSAELTKAELDALFQAQGISTRRGFTGHEHLDRTGLIHMNGRVFDPTLGRFLSPDPIVQFPQNSQSWNRYSYVRNNPVSVSDPTGFMEEVSVLGVNNNSNIGVGYYYPSVVPDLSAFSFYPGGAGGSETDADGGTPGAKERNTEKAKGQADRNCGVEYECVGVTASNWEMSENGNTIIIDGQEYEVAWGIGPPLNPTALRALFTKQFWKRMIGKEFPVKKGAGGKPQPYDPKTGQYLSAEANPGAAMSPIGRFTNGFSQGFAEGSATGVTGATPVGRAGDVGYALGNLIGTIGGWF, encoded by the coding sequence ATGTTCAAGACGTTATATCTAGGATGTTTGCTTTTTTTCGCGGCATTTTCATTACAGGCCGAACCGATAGAGGCCCCGGAAACAAGCTATGGAGGGAATTATCAGGTCTCATGGAACCACTCAAGTAACCCGAATTCTGGTTTCACTCTCTACGAGAAGTACAACAATACTGCTTGGGAAAAGGTTACCGGTGGGTCGGTCGTCAATGGCCGAAATATTATTCACTTTACGGGAAAGGTTGCAGGGAAGTATACCTACAAGCTGGAGAGTTGTGGTGGTCATCCTTCATATGGCTACTCATGCTCAGATTTACCCCAAGACACTCAAAGAACTGTTGAAGTATATCCACCAGTACCTGGGTCAGTTAACGAAGTTACCGTTGACCTTGAGACAATAGAGGTTTCTGGAAGTAATACAGATACCGATGGAAAGTTTTCCATTAATTGGGCTAAGGTCGCCCAATCTCCGAGTGTTAATGGATATGAAGTTCGCCAGCGGTACCGTGCTGAGTCTGGAAACTGGGGTAGTTGGTATCCATCCAACGGATACCGGACTACCGCGCTCAATGTGCGTGCTGAAAGCCTGCACGCATCCAGCGTACTCCCTGATGGGATTTATCAGCATCAGGTTCGCGCGTATAACGAGGTGAATGGCTATACCAGTCGTGGTGACTGGAAAAATTCAGCTATGGTAACGGTGCGCAATAAACCAAGAGCCGTGACAGGGCTTAGCTCTAGCGTCCCTGAACCAACGTCAACTTTCTATATGACGTGGAACGCGGTCTCAAATGCCTCGCAACACGAGGAGCTAAGTTATCAGCTGCAATGCAAGGAACCCAATGACAGCTATTTTGGATTTGACACTTGCGGCGACGATAGCTTGAACGGCACAACTACGTCAAAACAAATTAGCTTACCGCAAGGTACTAGTGGCATATATAAGTTCCAGGTAAGGGCCTGTAATGGGCTAGTACCGGCTGGTTGCGGAAACTGGTCTAGCCCCGCGACTACAGTGCATGTTGATATTCCCATCCCTGTACCTCACAAGCCTGTTTGGAGTACGCCTCCAAACGATCGCAGCTACGGGCAGATAGCAATGGGTTGGGAGCTGCCGACTTCTTCCCCTAATGGCGCCAGCTATATTTTACAGCAGCAATGTATGGGAGGGAGCGATAGTTGTGGAAAAGAAGGTTGGCATAATCTCATCCCTGATGAAGAGAATCCAAGAGACGGAAAGTACAGTGCCCAAGTACAACTTGGCGATCAGTACAAGTATCGAGTAAAGGCATGCAATAGTGTAGGGCAGTGCTCCACTTGGTTAAGTAGTGAGTGGGTCAAGGTACATGCCTTGGAGGGCATTGGTGAAGTTTTGGATACGGATACCAATACTGTACCGGGCGTTATTCCGTTCGATGTGGATGTGACCAATACCGGTGATGCTTCAATTTCCATACCCATTGCAGCTGCCCCGGGTGTAAACGGTCTCGAACCCGGAATCTCCTTACGCTACTCGGGGCTGCGCTACCACCATCGATCCAAGGATCAGTTGCCAGAAGATATTTTGGGCTACGGTTGGAGACTCGGCGGGTTTTCAGAAATTCGCCGTTGTATCACTGGGCTGGATCATTCAGTGGTAGAGGTAAGCCTTGACGATAGTGATAGGTTATGCCTGGACGGTGAGCCCCTGGTGGCGGTCAACGGTGAATATTGGCAGAAGGAAACCCAGTATCGAACCCTGCGAGATTCTTCCCGTTTGATCACCCAAAAGGAAGGCCAGGAAGGCAGATGGTGGTTCGAGGTGAAGGGTCCAAACGGTAAAGTACATGAGTACGGTCGTGAGCCGGAAAGCCGTCTGAGGGTCGGTCGTTCCGTGGATTATGGATGGAGTCTTAATAAGGTTACAGACGCCTTCAGCAACAGTATCGAGTATCGATACCATTTGGATTTGGCAGAAGGTGTTAATTATCCGCTAGAAATTATTTACGGCAATGATGGCGATGCTAGTATCCAGTTTGAGTACAGTTTGCGTACGGATGCACCGCCACAACCGATGTCAGAAGATATCGGCCAAAAACAGCTGGTGCTACTGTACCGTATTTTGGTGCGCCTCAATGATAAGGACTTACGCGAGTATCGACTGATTTCAGAAGACGAGGGCCAAGTTGATGGCTACCGCCGACTTAAAGAAGTGCAGGTTTGTGGCTATACGAAGCAAGGAAATCCGCAGCAATGTCTAGAGCCGATCAAGATCGACTGGGAAGAGCGAGATATAGGTGATTATGAATTCGGCATCGATTTTGAAACTGGTGTCAAGCGTATTACCAGTAGCCTGAAAGCAAAAACGGAAATTTCTTATCGGACTCTGTCTCCAGATGATAGTAGTGGTTTTATCCAACAAGGTCCTTTCGGTACAGAGGATGATGCGAGCCTCCCCGGTGCTTATCAACTCGCACCGAGTTACCCGGATCCACAAGAGCCGGATCGCGCTGTCTACCGACTGGTTGTCAGCGAAATCCGGCGCAGTACTGGCTTAACACTGGATTGGCACAAGACACAATACCGTTATCAGGGTACAGGCCTTATGAGCGCTAAAAACTGGGGTTTCCTCGGTTTCCATGCGCAGAAAATATACGATGAAAAGAGCGGTGTTTCGACTTACCGCCAGTTCCGGCAGGACTTCCCATTTGCAGGCACCACTGCACGCTTACTGCAGTGCTACGGTGATTGTGTTTCCGGTGAAGTGCTTACGGAAAATCGTTATCGCTATGGACTTCTTGATCTTGGTAAGGGCGTTGTACACACTTACTTGGATCAATCATTAGAAGCGCAGCTAGAAAGCGGAAAGCTTCTTGGCTACCGTGAAAAGAGAACAGTTCTGGGTACTGAAAACATCGACGATGATATTGGACACGTAGTTCAGCAGCGCACGGTCACCGAGAGAGTTGTGGATGCTGCCAGCATTGACGACAGCAGCCCGGCCTACTGGGGCGATGTAGCAACGGCGACCATTAGTAGCGCAAATGTATTGCGGAGTCGGCGAGCGGTAACTAAGTTTGCAAATAGTATCAGCCCGTGGCTAATTGGATTTTCTGAATACCAAGACGTCGCTCACTATGATGGCGATACAGTCATACAGCCGGACGGGCGGCAGACCATACTAAGCGCACGCTGGCCTGGAACGAATAAGCTTGGAAGTGTGGTGTTTTACCCGGGTGACGATCTTTACGAACTGCAGACTGATTATAGCTACGACAGCGTTGGTAACCTGGAAAGTGAAACCGTCAGCGGCATAGAAGTCCAATCACGAACGACGAAAGTAATCGAGTTTCTAGATGGCCGCTACCCCACTCGCATTGAAAACCCCTTAAAGCAAGAAATAAATGTTGGCTATGACGAACGATTTGGCAAGGCTGACTCGGTCACTGATGCCAATGGGCGCGTTATGGAAATAACGTACGATGCTTTTGGTCGCGAAGATGAGCGTACTAGTGTAGATGGGGTGCTGTTCAAAAGTGATTATTTCGCTTGCAGTGGTTGCGCTTCGATAAAAGGCATTAGTCCCCGCTATAAGCTCGTTACTAATTCCGATATAACCCCACAGGTCACCCGCTTCTACGACGAATGGGATAGGCTGTTACGCGAGGAGTGGCAAGGATTCGACGGCAGTCTGGTGCGGAGAGATTATGGTTATGACGACCAAGGCCGGCTTGAATACCAAACAGAACCTTATCCGAGCACGGCGAGTAATCCACCGTTCACCAAGATCGATACGTTTGATAACCGAGATCGCGTAAGAGCCCTCACCACACCGCAAGGTGCCAGTGTTACTACTGCCTACTCGGTAGAAAGCGGACGCGTTAAAGTGCGTACCGAAGAGCGAGTACTGGACGAAAATGGCGCTCTTGCAGAGACCCAGGTAAGGGAGCATTTTTATCTTGTGACTGGAGACCTGGATGAGGTGGTTGATGCAAAAGGTGCTACGGAAGAGGTGTCCACCAACTACACATACTATGGCAGCGGCCAATTGAGAACGGTAACTGTAATTGGTGATACAGAAAATTTCGTCTCCAGTTTTACTTATGACCACGCTGGCTACCGTACACAACTCACCGACCCCAATCTGGGTAGTGTCAAAAGTGTTTACAATGCCCTCGGGCAGTTAATCAATCAGACTGACAACAAAGGTCAAGCTGTTGATTATCACTACGATAAGCTGGGTCGCCTACGCTTTCAGGTAGATGGTGATGGTGTATCCGAATGGACGTACGACCCAACCAATGGCATTGGTCTAATTGGCGGCCGGCGTTATGTCGAGGGTGGTCTATGGCAGAATGACGTGATTACCGGCGGCACCGAGGTATTTAAGGAAACTTACACTTACAACGGTAAATCTCAGTTGCAGAGGCTTACATCAGAACTCCAGGCTGCTGGTCTCAGCAGAAGCTACCAGCATAACTATGACTACTACGGCACAGGCGACGGCCGCCTGAAAAGTATCACTTATCCTAACGGCGCAGGAGTCACTTACGATTATGGAAGTGACCAGCGAGGCTACCTACATGAACTCCGTGATCACAACGAAGTCCCGATCAAAACATTCAACCAGATTAATGCTCGCGGTCAGGTGGAAGAGGAAGTGTACGGCAACGGGTTGATCACCAGCCGCAGCTATGACTCAAAGAGCGGGCGTTTAACCAATATCAATACTGGTGGCGGTAGTATCCAGAATAATGATTACGGATGGCGTTCCAATGGCACTTTGGAAAGTCGATTCATCAAAAATGCGAGCGGCGCTCAGCAACAAACAGAAACCTTTACCTACGACAGCCTGAACCGCCTAACTGATAGCGATATTCTGCTCGCCGATGGTGTTACACGAGCCCTTGGTGCTACGTATGACAACCTCGGCAATATTCTCAGCAAAACCAGCAGCCATCAGGGTGACGCTCAAGTCACGGGCTACCAATATGGCCAGACTCAGAATGCAGGGACTAACGCGGTCAGTAACGTAGACATCAATGGCGTCGCTCACACGCTCCATTACGACAAGAACGGGGCCATAACCCGTTACGACGCAGCATCTGGCGACGACAAATGGATCACCTGGAATGCGCGGCAGTTACCCACAGAGATAGTGCTCGCAGATAGTCAATCAAGCAGCACGCCCACAGCGCGCGACAGGTTCCAATATGGACCAAACGGCAGCCGGTATTACCGTGAAACCAGCTGGTGGGATGAAGGTGCGCAGTTAATGCGTACAGAGCGCGCGTTTATTCTTGGTAATTTCGAAGAGCAACTGCCTGCAAATGACCCAGACTACGAGCGTATCGAGAAGACCCGGTTGGACAGCAATGTCTTACACATTGCGGCCTATCGACACGCGGGAGGCGAAGAGGAGTTTACAGAGTATTTACATCGAGATCACTTGGGCTCCATCGAAAAGGTTACTGACGAAAGCGGCAATCTGATCCTCGATACTGCATTCGAACCCTTCGGAGCGCGCCGGAATATTGAATGGAGCGCGGAGTTGACCAAAGCAGAGCTTGACGCATTGTTCCAAGCGCAGGGCATAAGCACCCGCCGAGGCTTCACCGGCCATGAGCATCTGGATAGGACCGGGCTAATCCATATGAATGGGCGTGTCTTTGATCCTACATTGGGACGTTTTCTGAGCCCTGATCCCATTGTGCAGTTTCCGCAAAACAGCCAGAGCTGGAACCGCTATTCCTATGTGCGGAATAACCCAGTGAGTGTTTCTGATCCAACTGGTTTCATGGAAGAGGTCAGTGTTCTTGGGGTCAATAATAATTCCAATATTGGTGTTGGTTATTATTACCCCTCGGTTGTGCCAGATTTAAGTGCATTTAGCTTCTATCCAGGAGGGGCGGGCGGCAGTGAGACAGATGCCGATGGTGGTACTCCGGGAGCTAAGGAGCGGAATACGGAGAAGGCAAAGGGACAGGCGGATAGAAATTGCGGGGTTGAGTACGAGTGTGTGGGAGTTACGGCCTCAAATTGGGAAATGTCAGAAAATGGCAACACGATAATAATTGATGGGCAAGAATATGAAGTAGCGTGGGGTATTGGTCCACCTCTAAACCCTACTGCACTCAGGGCGCTTTTCACAAAGCAGTTTTGGAAAAGAATGATTGGAAAGGAATTTCCTGTCAAAAAGGGAGCGGGAGGAAAGCCGCAACCTTATGACCCAAAAACAGGACAGTATTTGTCAGCCGAAGCAAATCCAGGTGCTGCCATGTCGCCTATAGGGCGGTTTACAAATGGATTTTCTCAAGGATTTGCTGAAGGTTCGGCAACAGGAGTAACAGGGGCTACCCCTGTTGGAAGGGCGGGAGATGTCGGTTACGCATTGGGTAATTTAATCGGCACAATTGGGGGATGGTTTTAA
- a CDS encoding Zn-dependent hydrolase, which produces MNDYRQLRINGQRLWDSLMEMAQIGATQKGGCNRQALTDLDKQGRDLFVKWCEDAGCNVTVDEMGNIFAQRPGTGSKGGPDLPPVLTGSHLDTQPTGGKFDGVYGVLAGLEVIRTLNDAGVETEAPVEVAVWTNEEGARFSPAMIGSGVWAGEFDLDYAYARQDKEGNTFGAELERIGYKGQAPAKPRPLAAAFEVHIEQGPILEAEEKTIGVLSGVQGMNWYDLTLIGQPCHAGPSPMEGRRDPFMGLHRILDQLYKLAEEHAPWARATFGDIRVEPGSRNTVPEKLVLAVDLRHPDQKTLDAMDQRFREIAARIAEETGLEHEIREEWRSPAVAFDTKCVEAVRSAVADLGYSNKEMVSGAGHDSVYISRVAPTSMIFVPCEKGLSHNEAENAEPKDLEAGANVLLHAMLKMANPG; this is translated from the coding sequence ATGAACGACTACCGTCAACTGCGTATCAACGGCCAGCGCCTGTGGGACTCCCTGATGGAAATGGCGCAGATCGGCGCCACACAGAAAGGCGGCTGCAACCGCCAGGCCCTTACCGACCTCGACAAGCAGGGCCGCGACCTCTTCGTGAAATGGTGCGAAGACGCCGGCTGTAACGTCACCGTCGACGAAATGGGCAATATCTTCGCCCAGCGCCCGGGCACCGGTTCTAAAGGCGGGCCCGACCTGCCCCCGGTACTCACCGGCTCCCACCTCGATACCCAGCCCACCGGCGGCAAGTTCGACGGTGTTTACGGCGTGCTCGCCGGCCTCGAAGTCATTCGCACGCTCAACGACGCTGGCGTGGAAACCGAAGCCCCGGTAGAAGTCGCCGTGTGGACCAACGAAGAAGGCGCCCGCTTCTCCCCCGCCATGATCGGCTCCGGCGTGTGGGCCGGCGAATTCGACCTCGACTACGCTTACGCCCGCCAGGACAAAGAGGGAAACACCTTCGGCGCAGAACTGGAACGTATCGGCTACAAGGGCCAGGCGCCCGCGAAACCGCGCCCCCTCGCCGCAGCGTTTGAAGTGCACATCGAACAGGGCCCCATTTTGGAGGCCGAAGAAAAAACCATCGGCGTATTGAGCGGCGTTCAGGGCATGAACTGGTACGACCTCACCCTGATCGGCCAACCCTGCCACGCCGGCCCCAGCCCCATGGAAGGCCGCCGCGACCCGTTTATGGGCCTGCACCGCATCCTCGACCAACTCTACAAACTCGCCGAAGAACACGCCCCCTGGGCCAGAGCCACCTTCGGTGACATCCGCGTCGAACCCGGCAGCCGCAACACCGTCCCGGAAAAACTCGTCCTCGCCGTCGACCTCCGCCACCCGGACCAGAAAACCCTCGACGCCATGGACCAGCGCTTCCGCGAAATCGCCGCCCGTATCGCCGAAGAAACCGGCCTCGAGCACGAAATCCGCGAAGAATGGCGCTCCCCCGCCGTCGCCTTCGATACGAAGTGCGTCGAAGCCGTACGCAGCGCCGTCGCCGATCTCGGCTACAGCAACAAGGAAATGGTCTCCGGCGCCGGCCACGACTCCGTTTACATCTCCCGCGTCGCCCCCACCAGCATGATTTTCGTGCCCTGTGAAAAAGGCCTGAGCCACAACGAAGCGGAAAATGCGGAGCCGAAGGATCTGGAAGCGGGGGCGAATGTTCTGCTGCACGCGATGCTGAAGATGGCGAACCCAGGCTAA
- a CDS encoding dimethylarginine dimethylaminohydrolase family protein produces MTEFTYKHRNDNGNTAPLQNWGIDSEYGVLTDLLVGPIDNYTWQMGNAASRRSVRLGRQFDAAVAKRQHQEMLDAYKQAGVNTHLLPADSNLPYQLYARDSSVMTPWGPIVTQMYSPWRRGEWVDVVKTYQKLDIPIYDIITAGSLEGGDFMVLEPGVILCGYSGERTSPQGFNQMKSWIEKEGWEVKGYEFDPYFLHIDVLVAALAEKLVAVCVDAVEPELVQWFKARNFEIIDISYPQVMELGVNVVALGNDRVMLPADNTELKEKCRAHGLQVIDPDISMITAGGGGVHCMCQPLARHTAAK; encoded by the coding sequence ATGACCGAATTCACTTACAAACACCGCAACGACAACGGCAACACTGCGCCACTGCAAAACTGGGGTATCGACTCCGAATACGGCGTGCTCACCGACCTGCTCGTCGGCCCCATCGACAACTACACCTGGCAGATGGGCAACGCCGCCAGCCGCCGCTCCGTGCGCCTCGGCCGCCAGTTCGACGCCGCCGTCGCCAAACGCCAACACCAGGAAATGCTCGACGCCTACAAACAGGCCGGGGTAAACACCCACCTGCTGCCCGCCGACAGCAACCTCCCCTACCAGCTCTACGCCCGCGACAGCAGCGTCATGACCCCCTGGGGCCCCATCGTCACCCAGATGTACTCCCCCTGGCGCCGCGGCGAATGGGTCGACGTGGTTAAAACCTACCAGAAGCTGGATATTCCGATTTACGACATCATCACCGCCGGCAGCTTAGAGGGCGGCGACTTTATGGTGCTCGAACCCGGCGTCATCCTGTGCGGCTACAGCGGCGAACGCACCTCACCCCAAGGCTTCAACCAGATGAAAAGCTGGATCGAAAAAGAAGGCTGGGAAGTTAAAGGCTACGAATTCGATCCCTACTTCCTGCATATCGACGTGCTGGTAGCGGCGCTCGCGGAAAAACTCGTCGCCGTATGCGTGGATGCGGTGGAGCCCGAACTTGTGCAATGGTTCAAAGCACGCAACTTCGAGATTATCGACATCTCCTACCCGCAGGTGATGGAACTGGGTGTGAACGTGGTGGCGCTGGGCAACGACCGCGTCATGCTCCCCGCCGACAACACCGAACTGAAAGAAAAGTGCCGTGCCCACGGTCTGCAAGTGATCGACCCGGATATCTCCATGATCACCGCCGGCGGCGGCGGCGTGCACTGCATGTGCCAACCGCTGGCGCGGCACACAGCTGCAAAATAA
- a CDS encoding 5-(carboxyamino)imidazole ribonucleotide synthase, with product MTARRVAIVGCGQLAQMMAQEARPLGIKFSFLAENGENTTCVEGLGTIVNPGAVDAGDGAKIEALYNALGSPEVITAEREGVDAGLLRALEKFCPVYPRPDAFEKTQHRVREKTAITDAGLPVAPFRPANNYDDIRAAVKELGYPSFIKSCENGYDGKNQWRVNSDDDLAAIADQVPAQEYVVEKGINFSREVSLIGARTADGKVVTYPLAENDHYNGTLLVSTAPAPHVDEKLQTTAQEYLSTLMNAWDYVGVLAMECFVTDDGLLINELAPRVHNSGHWTLAGAKTSQFANHVRAILGMELGATDAARPAVMINMLGVDKKPALENEGVWSYGKELRPGRKMGHVILLDESQDALAARIDSMLEELYGPSKRPA from the coding sequence ATGACAGCCAGACGTGTAGCTATTGTCGGTTGTGGCCAGCTGGCGCAGATGATGGCCCAGGAGGCCCGCCCGCTGGGTATTAAGTTCAGTTTTCTCGCCGAGAATGGTGAAAATACCACCTGTGTGGAAGGGCTCGGCACCATTGTCAATCCAGGTGCGGTTGATGCGGGTGACGGCGCGAAGATCGAAGCGCTGTACAACGCCCTGGGCAGCCCGGAAGTCATCACCGCCGAGCGTGAAGGTGTCGATGCCGGCCTGCTGCGTGCGCTGGAAAAGTTCTGCCCGGTCTACCCGCGCCCGGATGCCTTTGAAAAAACCCAGCATCGGGTGCGCGAGAAAACCGCGATCACCGATGCCGGCCTGCCGGTGGCGCCTTTCCGCCCCGCCAACAATTACGACGATATCCGCGCGGCGGTAAAAGAGCTGGGCTACCCGTCGTTTATCAAGAGTTGTGAAAACGGCTACGACGGCAAGAACCAGTGGCGGGTGAACAGCGACGACGATCTGGCCGCGATTGCCGACCAAGTGCCCGCGCAGGAATACGTAGTAGAGAAGGGCATCAATTTCTCCCGCGAAGTGTCTTTGATCGGTGCGCGCACCGCCGATGGCAAGGTGGTCACCTATCCGCTGGCGGAGAACGATCACTACAACGGCACTCTGCTGGTTTCCACCGCGCCGGCGCCCCATGTCGATGAAAAGCTGCAGACCACCGCGCAAGAATATCTCTCTACCCTGATGAACGCCTGGGATTACGTGGGTGTACTGGCGATGGAGTGCTTTGTCACCGACGACGGGCTGCTGATTAATGAGTTGGCACCGCGGGTACATAACAGCGGCCACTGGACCTTGGCCGGGGCCAAAACCAGCCAGTTTGCCAACCATGTGCGTGCGATTCTGGGCATGGAACTGGGCGCTACCGACGCGGCGCGCCCGGCGGTCATGATCAATATGCTGGGTGTGGATAAAAAGCCAGCACTTGAGAATGAGGGTGTCTGGTCCTACGGCAAGGAATTGCGCCCGGGCCGCAAAATGGGCCACGTAATCCTGCTGGACGAAAGCCAGGACGCACTGGCTGCACGTATCGACAGCATGCTGGAAGAACTCTACGGCCCCAGTAAACGTCCCGCCTGA
- the purE gene encoding 5-(carboxyamino)imidazole ribonucleotide mutase encodes MKELPFEKVTIVMGSQSDWPTMEMATKPLTELGVPFATAVVSAHRTPARMTEFATTAHERGTQVIIAGAGGSAHLPGMIAAMTPLPVIGVPVASKFMTGMDSLLSIVQMPKGVAVATQAVGASGAFNAGLMAAQMLSLTDPALQKRLIAWREKQSASVPFEVE; translated from the coding sequence GTGAAAGAGCTGCCCTTCGAAAAAGTCACCATTGTGATGGGCTCCCAGTCCGACTGGCCGACCATGGAAATGGCGACCAAGCCCCTCACCGAGCTGGGTGTGCCCTTCGCCACGGCGGTTGTGTCCGCCCACCGCACACCGGCGCGCATGACAGAATTTGCCACGACCGCCCACGAGCGCGGCACCCAGGTGATCATCGCCGGCGCCGGTGGTTCCGCGCATCTGCCGGGCATGATCGCCGCCATGACGCCGCTGCCGGTGATCGGCGTGCCGGTGGCGAGCAAGTTCATGACCGGTATGGACAGTCTGTTGTCCATCGTACAGATGCCCAAGGGTGTGGCGGTGGCCACTCAGGCAGTGGGTGCCTCTGGCGCATTCAATGCGGGCCTGATGGCGGCGCAGATGCTGTCGCTGACCGATCCGGCGCTGCAGAAGCGCCTGATCGCCTGGCGCGAGAAGCAGAGTGCCAGTGTGCCCTTCGAAGTTGAATAA